In Glycine max cultivar Williams 82 chromosome 7, Glycine_max_v4.0, whole genome shotgun sequence, a single window of DNA contains:
- the LOC100527657 gene encoding uncharacterized protein LOC100527657, with amino-acid sequence MEDHGQNQRKRHNVFGAFVDKSLGYPSSGADDHDPKKLKPNSEAPLSTIDQQVPALPLPNILVSAFKENTTDGVKFQLFVSKSYTQSTSTSPPPVYTLKVTNASTSNADVEPAGNIVDGGVAPVLTETRLIAEGQFMLRSRL; translated from the exons ATGGAAGATCATGGACAGAACCAAAGGAAGAGGCACAATGTATTTGGTGCGTTTGTGGATAAATCACTTGGTTACCCATCTTCtggtgcagatgaccatgacCCCAAGAAGCTTAAACCCAATTCTGAAGCTCCTTTATCAACCATAGACCAACAAGTCCCTGCATTACCCCTTCCCAATATATTGGTTTCTGCATTTAAGGAGAACACCACAGATGGTGTCAAATTTCAACTGTTTGTGAGCAAATCTTATACACAATCAACTTCAACTTCCCCTCCACCAG TATACACATTGAAAGTCACAAATGCTTCAACTTCGAATGCAGACGTTGAACCTGCAGGGAACATAGTTGATGGTGGAGTAGCACCAGTGTTGACAGAAACGAGACTAATAGCTGAGGGCCAATTTATGCTACGCTCTCGGCTCTAA